In Brevibacterium zhoupengii, the following are encoded in one genomic region:
- a CDS encoding TetR/AcrR family transcriptional regulator has product MGRKKSFDEQTVINAAIAVFSEHGYTGTDVGLVCERANIGRSSFYNTFDSLDALFLRALREYTASGIPLREELETGTAPAPALIMHRLGGELAKQCEDDQRIGCLSANTAAELGREVDAVCTILDPDRQAWLETYSIVLERGQVEGHLRSDLDAGVHAELIHSVLAGLRVAARVMPADNVQAQATAFIEGLCTPAGLAALHDHTAAHTDTRSPGLPVSTESSPQ; this is encoded by the coding sequence ATGGGCAGGAAGAAGAGCTTCGACGAGCAGACGGTGATCAACGCCGCGATCGCCGTCTTCAGCGAGCATGGCTACACCGGCACCGACGTCGGCCTCGTGTGCGAACGCGCGAACATCGGCCGCTCCAGCTTCTACAACACCTTCGACAGCCTCGATGCACTCTTCCTGCGCGCACTGCGCGAATACACCGCGTCCGGAATCCCGCTCCGGGAGGAACTGGAGACAGGGACAGCACCGGCACCAGCACTCATCATGCACCGCCTCGGCGGAGAACTGGCCAAGCAGTGTGAGGACGATCAGCGCATCGGGTGCCTGTCTGCCAATACCGCGGCCGAACTCGGACGTGAGGTCGACGCGGTGTGCACGATCCTCGATCCCGATCGTCAGGCCTGGTTGGAGACCTATAGCATCGTCTTAGAACGCGGCCAGGTCGAGGGCCATCTTCGCTCCGATCTCGATGCAGGGGTGCATGCGGAGCTCATCCACAGTGTGCTCGCGGGATTGAGAGTCGCCGCTCGGGTTATGCCCGCCGACAACGTCCAAGCGCAGGCGACCGCGTTCATCGAAGGGCTGTGCACTCCTGCGGGGCTTGCGGCACTTCACGACCACACGGCGGCCCACACAGACACCCGCTCACCCGGACTTCCCGTCTCAACCGAAAGCAGCCCCCAGTGA
- a CDS encoding GMC family oxidoreductase: MKEDNWDIIVIGAGSAGAAFAVRSAEKGKRVLLIEAGRDYRSAEMHEAWRSPNPAVAIMEPDATAGMMWTDLNATRTDTQPEAIYWRGKGVGGSSSVNGQIAIRPPLEDFDEWSTSGCEGWSGAEVLPYFSKLENDEDFGAAEFHGDSGPTPIYRAPRNRWGAVDTALADSALAAGHPWAADVNAPQATGVSPYPINSHESRRVSVNDAYLEGARGLPTLTILGEATVDRVLFQDSRAVGVSLLTGTNSESRYADTVVLSAGVIHSPTILLRSGIGPHHQLESLGIDVLADLPVGQGLQDHAMASITLPLNDSSGISSPDDRHTNVCVRWSSGPEEGTEIVRYNDLMFVSMNQSVISMATANTGAEYGAFGVWLNQADSRGTVTLTSTDPHAQPAVAERMLSEIGDRARLRAGIRAAVKLLDQDATQAILGGSVKDCNQELFAVLDDDDALDAHLLATVADAQHGTSTCRMGRADDPTTVVDSDCRVHGTENLYIVDASIFPSVPRANTNLASIMVGELMADRIN, encoded by the coding sequence GTGAAAGAAGACAACTGGGACATCATCGTCATCGGTGCCGGCTCCGCCGGGGCGGCATTCGCGGTTCGATCGGCGGAGAAGGGCAAGCGTGTCCTCCTCATCGAAGCCGGGCGTGACTATCGTTCAGCAGAGATGCACGAAGCGTGGAGATCACCGAACCCTGCAGTCGCAATCATGGAGCCCGACGCCACAGCAGGAATGATGTGGACCGATCTCAACGCAACTCGCACCGATACTCAGCCCGAAGCAATCTACTGGAGAGGAAAGGGCGTAGGAGGAAGCTCATCGGTCAACGGGCAGATTGCGATCCGACCGCCACTGGAGGATTTCGACGAATGGTCGACATCCGGGTGCGAAGGCTGGTCGGGTGCGGAGGTCCTGCCCTACTTCTCAAAACTCGAGAACGACGAAGACTTCGGCGCCGCCGAATTTCACGGCGACTCCGGGCCCACTCCCATCTACCGCGCGCCGCGCAACAGGTGGGGCGCAGTGGACACGGCACTGGCCGACTCAGCGTTGGCCGCCGGCCACCCCTGGGCCGCCGATGTCAACGCACCGCAGGCGACAGGAGTCTCTCCCTACCCCATCAACTCTCATGAATCGCGCCGAGTCAGCGTCAACGATGCCTACCTCGAAGGCGCACGAGGGCTGCCGACTCTCACAATCCTCGGTGAAGCGACCGTCGACCGTGTCCTCTTCCAGGACTCACGCGCGGTCGGTGTCAGCCTACTCACCGGCACGAACTCCGAGTCCCGGTACGCGGACACCGTCGTCCTCAGCGCCGGGGTTATCCACTCACCGACGATCCTCCTACGATCTGGCATTGGCCCACACCACCAGCTCGAGTCTCTGGGCATCGACGTCCTCGCCGACCTTCCTGTGGGACAGGGTCTGCAGGACCATGCGATGGCGTCTATCACCCTTCCGCTCAATGACTCCTCGGGCATCTCGTCACCGGACGATCGCCACACGAATGTGTGCGTGCGCTGGTCCAGCGGCCCCGAAGAGGGAACCGAGATAGTTAGATACAACGATCTGATGTTCGTCTCGATGAACCAGAGCGTGATCTCCATGGCGACGGCGAACACAGGTGCCGAATACGGCGCCTTCGGGGTCTGGCTCAACCAGGCTGACTCCCGCGGCACGGTCACTCTGACCTCGACTGACCCCCACGCGCAACCTGCAGTCGCAGAACGGATGCTCTCCGAGATTGGCGACCGTGCCCGGCTGCGTGCCGGCATCCGAGCCGCAGTGAAACTGCTCGACCAGGACGCGACGCAGGCCATCCTCGGCGGATCCGTGAAGGACTGCAATCAGGAGCTCTTCGCTGTTTTGGATGACGATGACGCCCTGGATGCCCACCTGTTGGCTACTGTCGCCGATGCTCAGCACGGAACAAGCACCTGCCGTATGGGACGAGCCGATGATCCAACCACCGTCGTCGATTCCGACTGCCGAGTGCACGGGACCGAGAACCTCTACATCGTCGACGCATCGATCTTCCCATCGGTGCCCCGCGCCAACACGAACCTGGCATCGATCATGGTCGGCGAGCTGATGGCCGACCGCATCAACTGA
- a CDS encoding aldehyde dehydrogenase family protein, translating into MKTLQNYIDGTWTDSQDPNRLTVINPSTEEPVAEFPQGAEADVDLAVISARTAQSAWRALTVEDRVARIIRWADRIEEHNDELAELECREMGKPVGIGRNFIAAGVGGLKASAREALTYAFETSADDPDGGRTRIIRQPVGVAAVVTPWNFPVTMVLGALGPLLAAGNTVVIKPSERSPLSTVRLFELLDLPDGVLNLVLGDVHAGEPLVGHDDIDLVHFTGSVSAGRKVGAASGEALHRAVLELGGKDPVIVDEDVDVRATAEAVAFGSFVNTGQICTSMERIFVHQAISEEFVVELVKAAEAYAFGDGLQPDVMMGPLVDERQRHIVGHQVSDAVAKGATVQTGGEVPDGHGFFYPATVITDVDSSMSVMTEETFGPIAPVSVVSSFAQGLERASESSFGLAATVYSRNADHIDLAASIPAGVVWVNQWQGGSGVRTYEPARASGMGATGTTAAYDSATRPFTVHIAPDGS; encoded by the coding sequence GTGAAGACACTGCAGAACTACATCGACGGCACCTGGACCGACTCCCAGGACCCGAACCGATTGACGGTGATAAATCCATCGACCGAGGAGCCAGTCGCCGAGTTCCCGCAAGGGGCGGAAGCCGACGTCGACCTGGCAGTCATCTCGGCGCGGACAGCCCAATCCGCGTGGAGGGCACTGACGGTCGAGGACCGCGTGGCCCGGATCATCCGCTGGGCGGATCGGATCGAGGAACACAACGACGAACTGGCCGAACTCGAATGCCGCGAGATGGGCAAACCCGTGGGCATCGGCCGCAACTTCATCGCGGCCGGAGTTGGAGGGCTGAAGGCCTCCGCACGGGAAGCGCTGACATACGCATTCGAAACCTCTGCCGACGATCCCGACGGAGGTCGCACTCGAATCATCCGCCAGCCGGTGGGCGTGGCCGCCGTCGTGACACCATGGAACTTCCCCGTCACGATGGTTTTAGGTGCTCTCGGCCCCCTGCTTGCGGCCGGAAACACCGTAGTGATCAAGCCCTCCGAACGCTCACCGCTGTCGACAGTGCGACTGTTCGAGCTGCTCGACCTCCCCGACGGCGTCCTAAACCTCGTGCTCGGCGACGTCCACGCCGGTGAACCCTTGGTCGGTCACGATGACATCGACCTGGTTCACTTCACCGGTTCCGTGTCCGCCGGGCGGAAGGTCGGTGCCGCATCAGGAGAGGCACTGCACCGTGCAGTTCTCGAACTTGGCGGAAAGGATCCGGTCATCGTCGACGAAGACGTCGATGTTCGGGCGACCGCTGAGGCGGTGGCCTTCGGCTCGTTCGTCAATACGGGGCAGATCTGCACATCAATGGAACGCATCTTCGTGCATCAGGCCATTTCTGAGGAATTCGTCGTCGAGCTGGTCAAGGCTGCCGAAGCGTACGCCTTCGGCGATGGCCTGCAGCCGGATGTGATGATGGGACCCCTGGTCGACGAGAGACAGCGGCACATCGTCGGTCACCAGGTCAGCGATGCCGTAGCGAAAGGTGCCACGGTGCAAACAGGAGGTGAAGTCCCCGATGGTCACGGGTTCTTCTATCCAGCAACTGTCATCACCGATGTCGACTCTTCGATGTCGGTCATGACTGAGGAGACCTTTGGTCCTATCGCTCCGGTCTCGGTCGTGTCGTCATTCGCTCAGGGGCTCGAACGGGCGTCAGAGTCATCATTCGGACTGGCTGCCACGGTGTACTCGCGCAATGCCGATCACATCGATCTGGCTGCCAGCATCCCCGCCGGTGTCGTTTGGGTCAATCAGTGGCAGGGCGGTAGCGGCGTGCGGACCTATGAGCCGGCCCGAGCCAGCGGCATGGGAGCCACCGGAACGACGGCTGCCTATGACTCAGCTACGCGACCATTCACGGTGCACATCGCCCCGGACGGATCTTAA
- a CDS encoding GbsR/MarR family transcriptional regulator, which produces MKEFDVAALADTDDREAKASLIESFSRRIGEAMNWPPMAGRAAGVLMLSDSPLSTAQLQDALDASKGSVSETTRLLIDNGVIERFKEPGQRQFVYRWRSDAWIGCLGHQYRATTQLLDFAESVQDQGRTLPSVQRRRVEQMEEYYRFMTNRLQELLREYSESATSGDSV; this is translated from the coding sequence ATGAAGGAGTTCGACGTGGCGGCGCTCGCAGACACAGACGATCGGGAAGCGAAGGCGTCGCTGATCGAGAGTTTCAGTCGTCGGATCGGCGAGGCCATGAACTGGCCCCCGATGGCAGGTCGTGCAGCGGGAGTTCTCATGCTCAGCGACTCACCGCTGAGTACGGCCCAGCTTCAAGATGCCCTCGATGCGAGCAAAGGCTCTGTCTCAGAGACCACGAGGCTGCTCATCGACAACGGCGTGATCGAACGGTTCAAGGAACCGGGACAGCGGCAATTCGTCTATCGCTGGAGGTCAGACGCGTGGATCGGGTGTCTTGGCCATCAGTATCGAGCAACGACTCAACTGCTCGATTTCGCAGAGTCGGTGCAGGATCAAGGTAGAACATTGCCATCTGTCCAGCGTCGGCGAGTCGAACAGATGGAAGAGTACTACCGCTTCATGACCAATCGGCTTCAGGAGCTGCTCAGGGAATACTCCGAATCGGCGACGTCAGGCGACAGCGTCTGA
- a CDS encoding dihydrofolate reductase family protein translates to MPVQRRLSYFVASSLDGFIAGPDGSDPSSWWPMTDDYLDFIRTEYPETLPGPARQALGVTDPGHHFDTVVEGRRSFEIGLAAGLPDAYPHLRHLVFSSTLESPSDSDVEIVSGDPIERIRQLKDEPGKGIWLVGGGRLAASLRSEIDEMIIKLGPVTLGSGIPLWGHDAGFNQEVWSRTEATSYPGGMTLLRFERNLND, encoded by the coding sequence ATGCCCGTTCAACGAAGACTGAGCTATTTCGTGGCCTCCTCCCTCGACGGCTTCATCGCAGGACCCGATGGGAGCGATCCGAGTTCCTGGTGGCCCATGACCGATGACTACCTCGACTTCATCCGCACCGAATACCCCGAGACTCTGCCCGGTCCCGCCCGTCAGGCTTTGGGCGTCACCGACCCCGGTCATCACTTCGACACCGTGGTCGAGGGGCGTCGTTCCTTCGAAATCGGCCTGGCCGCTGGATTGCCGGATGCCTACCCTCATCTGCGCCACCTCGTGTTCTCATCGACCTTGGAGTCTCCCTCCGATTCAGACGTCGAAATCGTCAGCGGCGATCCGATCGAGCGGATCAGGCAGCTCAAGGACGAACCGGGCAAGGGCATCTGGCTTGTCGGTGGAGGCAGACTTGCTGCGAGCCTGCGATCGGAGATCGACGAAATGATCATCAAACTCGGGCCCGTGACCCTGGGCTCGGGAATTCCACTCTGGGGTCATGATGCGGGATTCAACCAAGAGGTCTGGTCTCGGACCGAGGCCACAAGCTACCCCGGTGGAATGACCCTGCTGCGCTTCGAACGCAACCTCAACGACTGA
- a CDS encoding DinB family protein has product MNEIKPDTRDWADVIEAGCRECGFTGNEDVTSVPDFATASAKAWDEVLTRPNARERTQADRWSDVEYAAHVRDILDLFRERTHLIVTQESPTLPNFDGDAVAIESDYRNQDPAEVAADLRAAALAYAADLSQVSGDQWDRVGYRADGREFTVTSLTRYGLHELRHHLHDVSA; this is encoded by the coding sequence ATGAACGAGATCAAACCGGACACACGCGATTGGGCAGATGTGATCGAGGCCGGATGCCGCGAATGCGGGTTCACCGGAAACGAGGACGTCACGAGCGTCCCTGACTTCGCGACAGCCTCGGCGAAGGCGTGGGACGAGGTGCTGACCAGGCCGAATGCGCGCGAGCGTACTCAAGCGGATCGCTGGTCCGACGTCGAATACGCCGCTCATGTGCGTGACATCCTCGACCTGTTCCGCGAGCGCACGCACCTGATCGTCACGCAGGAGTCACCGACCCTGCCGAACTTCGACGGTGATGCTGTCGCCATCGAATCCGACTACCGGAACCAGGACCCCGCCGAGGTGGCCGCGGACCTGCGAGCGGCAGCCCTGGCCTACGCTGCCGACCTGTCTCAGGTCTCCGGGGACCAGTGGGATCGGGTCGGCTACCGCGCCGACGGTCGCGAATTCACGGTCACCTCACTGACCCGGTACGGACTGCACGAACTCAGGCATCATCTCCACGATGTCAGCGCGTGA
- a CDS encoding DUF488 domain-containing protein yields the protein MTQKHQVQVRRAYDDPAQNNGTRILVDRMWPRGVSKDKAELDDWLKELAPSSDLRKWYSHDPDKFEEFSRRYRDELKDDDHAEAFKQLKEYAKKGKLTLITASKRDDISDATVLKHVLDGKKSN from the coding sequence ATGACGCAGAAGCATCAGGTTCAGGTTCGGCGGGCCTATGACGACCCGGCTCAGAACAACGGCACTCGGATCCTCGTCGATCGGATGTGGCCGCGCGGGGTGAGCAAGGACAAGGCCGAGCTCGACGACTGGCTCAAGGAGCTCGCCCCCTCCAGCGACCTGCGCAAGTGGTACTCCCACGACCCCGATAAGTTCGAGGAGTTCTCGCGGCGCTACCGTGATGAGCTCAAGGACGATGACCATGCCGAAGCGTTCAAGCAGCTCAAGGAGTACGCGAAGAAGGGCAAACTGACCCTCATCACGGCCTCGAAGCGCGACGACATCAGTGACGCGACGGTGCTCAAGCACGTGCTCGACGGCAAGAAGTCGAACTGA
- a CDS encoding winged helix-turn-helix transcriptional regulator, which translates to MPLRSDWSEALCPIGRSLDVLGDPWVLLIVRDVLHGRGRFEALREGLQISEAVLSRRLHAMVEAGLLERVDYQDGARTRQKYAATEAAADLLPILQQLALWGEKHTAMPAAGGHMAMIHEVCGEETTHGEVCSSCGQTLVAEAMTWVKPWKNVRVTLGPAGSLV; encoded by the coding sequence ATGCCGTTGAGATCAGACTGGTCCGAGGCGCTGTGCCCCATCGGGAGATCGCTTGATGTGCTCGGCGACCCCTGGGTGCTGCTCATCGTTCGTGACGTCCTCCATGGACGCGGTCGCTTTGAGGCGCTGCGTGAGGGACTGCAGATCTCAGAAGCGGTGCTCAGCAGGCGTCTGCATGCGATGGTCGAGGCCGGTCTGCTCGAGCGGGTCGACTACCAGGACGGTGCACGCACCCGCCAGAAATACGCTGCCACCGAAGCCGCGGCCGATCTCCTGCCGATCCTCCAGCAGCTTGCGCTCTGGGGAGAGAAGCACACAGCGATGCCCGCTGCAGGCGGACATATGGCGATGATCCACGAAGTCTGCGGTGAGGAGACCACACACGGTGAAGTGTGCAGCTCGTGTGGTCAGACGCTCGTGGCCGAAGCGATGACCTGGGTGAAGCCGTGGAAGAACGTTCGCGTCACCCTCGGACCGGCGGGTTCGCTGGTTTAG
- a CDS encoding MFS transporter translates to MSTTPRGTTGPQVSKRRRIHPAWWVAAVAFLALLAAAGFRAAPGALMVPLHEDFGWSTSVMSLAVSINLVLYGLTAPFAAALMDRFGIRHVVAAALVLVAAGAGGSVIMTASWQLLVFWGLLIGLGTGSMALVFAATIANRWFVHRRGLVMGMLTAGSATGQLIFLPPVAAIAESTGWRPASLLIAAAALVAVPVVWFVIRDYPEDRGVLPYGADAESSFETRAAADRLTGGATRRAIHGLFFAARHRSFWALAIAFAICGATTNGLIGIHFIPSAHDHGMPSTTAAGLLAVVGVFDILGTVFSGWLTDKFDPRILLLAYYTFRGVGLLLLPWLLSDVVHPSMVVFIVIYGLDWVATVPPTSALCREVFGEQGTIVFGWVFAAHQLGAAAAALGAGLIRDTFGEYTYAWWGGAAMCLVAAGLSFAVKRSRQSSSRTTIIAEAAPSSASRAEN, encoded by the coding sequence ATGTCGACCACTCCTCGAGGCACCACCGGACCACAGGTTTCCAAGCGCCGCCGCATTCACCCGGCCTGGTGGGTGGCGGCCGTCGCCTTCCTCGCCCTGCTCGCCGCGGCGGGATTCCGGGCGGCTCCGGGGGCGCTCATGGTGCCGCTGCACGAGGACTTCGGGTGGTCGACGAGCGTGATGTCGCTGGCAGTGAGCATCAATCTCGTGCTCTACGGTCTCACCGCCCCCTTCGCAGCCGCACTGATGGACCGCTTCGGCATCCGCCATGTCGTGGCCGCGGCACTTGTTCTCGTCGCCGCCGGCGCCGGCGGCAGCGTGATCATGACCGCGTCCTGGCAGCTTCTCGTCTTCTGGGGTCTGCTCATCGGCCTCGGCACCGGTTCGATGGCCCTCGTCTTCGCCGCAACCATTGCCAATCGTTGGTTCGTGCACCGGCGCGGATTGGTCATGGGGATGCTCACGGCCGGGTCGGCCACCGGGCAGCTCATCTTCCTACCTCCGGTGGCCGCAATCGCCGAGTCCACCGGGTGGCGACCGGCTTCGCTGCTCATCGCCGCCGCGGCTCTCGTGGCAGTTCCGGTCGTCTGGTTCGTCATCCGCGACTACCCAGAGGATCGGGGAGTGCTGCCCTACGGGGCCGACGCCGAGTCCTCATTCGAGACTCGTGCTGCGGCCGACCGGCTCACCGGCGGTGCCACCCGACGTGCCATCCACGGGTTGTTCTTCGCAGCACGCCACCGGTCATTCTGGGCTCTGGCCATCGCCTTCGCCATCTGCGGGGCAACGACCAACGGGCTCATCGGCATCCACTTCATTCCGTCTGCCCATGACCACGGAATGCCGTCGACAACAGCTGCGGGCCTGCTCGCCGTCGTCGGCGTCTTCGACATCCTCGGCACCGTATTCTCCGGCTGGCTCACCGACAAGTTCGACCCCCGCATCCTCCTCCTGGCCTACTACACGTTCAGAGGCGTCGGCCTTCTGCTCCTGCCCTGGCTGCTCTCCGATGTCGTGCACCCGTCGATGGTGGTCTTCATCGTCATCTACGGGCTCGACTGGGTGGCGACGGTTCCGCCCACCTCGGCGCTGTGTCGTGAGGTCTTCGGCGAGCAGGGGACGATCGTCTTCGGCTGGGTCTTCGCCGCACATCAGCTCGGTGCCGCAGCTGCGGCCTTGGGCGCCGGACTCATCCGCGACACCTTCGGTGAGTACACCTACGCCTGGTGGGGCGGTGCCGCCATGTGCCTCGTCGCTGCCGGGCTGTCGTTTGCCGTGAAACGCAGCAGGCAATCCTCTTCCCGGACCACCATCATCGCCGAGGCGGCCCCCAGTTCCGCATCTCGCGCCGAGAACTGA
- a CDS encoding Cmx/CmrA family chloramphenicol efflux MFS transporter produces MTTSTHARVRVPAQVYLLAAVIFCLGTSEFMIAGILEPISADLQVSIPQAGLLITGFAVGMIVGAPAMALLTLKLPRKATMIISIVAFSALHIVAALSPNYSILMVTRVLAAIACGGFWAVAAVHTTRIAPAEVHGRALASLVGGLTVANLIGVPVGTWVGTQFGWRATFWAVAIVTALAAVLIALTVRSASGENSGSSQHLPTLFKAEIQAFKGPRIWLALATTALFQASVFAAFSYFSPLLTQVAGISHDLVPGVLAAFGIGAFIGVVVGGRFADRNIFGNIVGSLIALAISLFALWLVAGNGWAAIVMIVLVGASGFSIAGALNARVFQIATQAPTLAASVNTSAFNVGNAIGPALGAAVIALGWGFTAPVVVAIVLALASLVVVAVAIRVERVWSTRIGVATPEEASDAVA; encoded by the coding sequence GTGACGACTTCGACTCACGCGAGAGTCCGTGTCCCGGCCCAGGTCTACCTCCTGGCAGCGGTGATCTTCTGCCTGGGCACCAGCGAGTTCATGATCGCCGGGATCCTCGAACCCATCAGCGCTGACCTGCAGGTCAGCATCCCCCAGGCTGGTCTGCTCATCACCGGGTTCGCCGTGGGAATGATCGTCGGGGCACCGGCGATGGCGCTGCTGACCCTCAAGCTGCCACGGAAGGCGACGATGATCATCTCGATCGTGGCCTTCTCCGCACTGCACATTGTGGCCGCTCTGTCGCCGAACTATTCGATCCTCATGGTCACCCGTGTCCTGGCGGCCATCGCCTGCGGCGGGTTCTGGGCCGTCGCCGCCGTCCACACGACCCGCATCGCCCCCGCCGAGGTGCATGGTCGTGCCCTGGCCAGCCTCGTCGGTGGCCTGACCGTTGCAAACCTTATCGGTGTGCCCGTGGGCACGTGGGTGGGCACCCAGTTCGGTTGGCGAGCGACATTTTGGGCCGTCGCGATCGTCACGGCTCTCGCCGCCGTCCTCATTGCGCTCACTGTTCGCAGCGCGTCCGGCGAGAACAGCGGGTCGAGTCAGCATCTGCCCACTCTCTTCAAGGCCGAGATCCAAGCATTCAAAGGCCCACGAATCTGGTTGGCCCTGGCCACCACCGCACTCTTCCAGGCTTCTGTCTTTGCGGCCTTCTCCTACTTCTCGCCCCTGCTCACTCAGGTGGCGGGGATCTCCCACGACCTTGTGCCCGGAGTCCTTGCCGCCTTCGGCATCGGCGCATTCATCGGCGTCGTCGTGGGCGGGCGATTCGCCGATCGCAATATCTTCGGCAATATCGTCGGCAGCCTCATTGCCCTGGCGATCAGCCTGTTCGCCTTGTGGCTCGTGGCCGGAAACGGCTGGGCGGCGATCGTGATGATCGTCCTCGTCGGCGCCAGCGGCTTCTCCATCGCCGGGGCGCTCAATGCCCGCGTCTTCCAGATCGCCACCCAGGCACCGACCCTGGCAGCCAGCGTGAACACCTCGGCGTTCAACGTCGGCAATGCCATCGGACCGGCGTTGGGTGCGGCGGTCATCGCTTTGGGCTGGGGATTTACGGCACCGGTCGTTGTTGCCATCGTCCTCGCACTAGCTTCCCTGGTCGTCGTCGCAGTTGCGATCCGGGTCGAACGGGTCTGGAGTACTCGTATCGGCGTCGCAACGCCCGAAGAGGCCTCAGACGCTGTCGCCTGA
- a CDS encoding VOC family protein has product MALEWEQTVVDAHDPQVLGRWWADALDWVVVGNDPDEFEIRETKDRLPGILFGRDDETKSVKNRLHFDFRPQDRDAEVERLLRLGAVRVDVGQTGEEPWVVLADPEGNEFCVLSPHDP; this is encoded by the coding sequence ATGGCACTGGAATGGGAGCAGACCGTCGTTGATGCCCACGACCCGCAGGTCCTCGGCCGGTGGTGGGCCGACGCCCTCGATTGGGTCGTCGTGGGCAATGATCCGGACGAATTCGAGATCCGCGAGACTAAGGACAGACTTCCGGGCATCCTCTTCGGACGCGACGATGAGACGAAGTCCGTGAAGAACCGGCTCCACTTCGACTTCCGACCCCAGGATCGCGACGCCGAGGTGGAGCGACTGCTGCGTCTCGGCGCCGTCCGCGTCGACGTCGGCCAGACCGGTGAGGAGCCCTGGGTGGTCCTCGCCGACCCGGAGGGCAACGAGTTCTGCGTCCTCTCACCCCACGATCCATGA
- a CDS encoding NAD-dependent succinate-semialdehyde dehydrogenase — MSKFAVTNANTGEIEEEFASVPKEEIPGYIDRAHEAHLSWKETPLHERATILRKFADLVDANADEMTDIIGREMGKIKKQGLGEVDKVARTARWMADNAATHLAPTHLAAAGAASSYVRHQPLGVLLGIMPWNFPYNQIARFVLPNLMVGNSIIMKQASICPKSSQYFEDLLTEAGLPKGVYQNIYLDSSHAEEVLKDFRVKGFSLTGSEGAGASVASIAAKYYKRAVLELGGNDPAVVLDSKDVPALAQKLVGLRLANAGQVCTSPKRMIVVDDLYDEFLAEAVKAAEATKVSTFDDPDVGMGPVSSEGALDEVVAMIDKAVSDGATLHTGGKKLDRPGWFMSPAVISDIDPKSDLGCNELFGPAVMIYRAKDEEDALRLANDTEYGLMSSVWTDDLEKGEEFGAKINAGMTLINGHMESGPEYPFGGINRSGYGRENAQWAFQAFTNEHLIRVHA; from the coding sequence ATGAGCAAGTTCGCAGTGACAAATGCCAATACCGGTGAGATCGAGGAGGAGTTCGCCTCCGTTCCCAAGGAAGAGATTCCCGGTTACATCGATCGCGCCCACGAAGCCCACCTGTCGTGGAAAGAGACTCCGCTGCATGAGCGCGCGACGATCCTGCGGAAGTTCGCCGACCTCGTCGATGCCAATGCCGACGAGATGACCGACATCATCGGCCGTGAGATGGGCAAGATCAAGAAGCAGGGACTCGGCGAGGTCGACAAGGTCGCCCGCACAGCCCGCTGGATGGCCGACAACGCCGCCACCCACCTGGCTCCCACACATCTGGCTGCCGCAGGTGCGGCCAGCAGCTACGTGCGCCACCAGCCGCTGGGCGTGCTGCTGGGCATCATGCCCTGGAACTTCCCCTACAACCAGATCGCTCGCTTCGTGCTGCCCAACCTCATGGTCGGCAACTCGATCATCATGAAGCAGGCCTCCATCTGCCCGAAGTCCTCACAGTACTTCGAAGATCTCCTCACCGAGGCGGGTCTGCCCAAGGGCGTGTACCAGAACATCTACCTCGACAGCTCCCACGCCGAGGAGGTCCTCAAGGACTTCCGCGTCAAGGGCTTCTCGCTCACCGGGTCCGAGGGTGCCGGTGCCTCCGTGGCCTCAATCGCCGCCAAGTACTACAAGCGTGCCGTCCTCGAACTCGGCGGCAATGACCCCGCCGTCGTCCTCGACTCGAAGGACGTGCCGGCACTGGCCCAGAAGCTCGTCGGACTGCGCCTGGCGAACGCCGGTCAGGTCTGCACCTCGCCGAAGCGCATGATCGTCGTCGATGATCTCTACGACGAGTTCCTCGCCGAGGCCGTCAAGGCCGCCGAGGCGACGAAGGTCTCGACCTTCGACGACCCGGATGTCGGCATGGGACCGGTCTCCTCCGAGGGCGCACTCGATGAGGTCGTCGCCATGATCGACAAGGCTGTCTCCGATGGTGCCACTCTGCACACCGGCGGCAAGAAGCTCGACCGTCCGGGTTGGTTCATGTCGCCTGCAGTGATCTCCGACATCGACCCGAAGTCGGACCTCGGCTGCAATGAGCTCTTCGGACCCGCAGTCATGATCTACCGGGCCAAGGACGAAGAGGATGCTCTGCGTCTGGCCAATGACACCGAATACGGTCTCATGAGCTCGGTGTGGACCGATGACCTCGAAAAGGGAGAGGAATTCGGTGCCAAGATCAACGCCGGAATGACTCTCATCAACGGACACATGGAGTCGGGACCGGAGTACCCGTTCGGCGGCATCAACCGCTCGGGCTACGGCCGCGAGAACGCCCAGTGGGCCTTCCAGGCGTTCACCAACGAACACCTCATCCGCGTTCACGCCTGA